The genomic stretch CCTCGTCCAGTCGTGGCGGCTCAGCTGCGGGCACCGGTGGACCTTGTACATGTAGATCCAGAAGGCGTCCGGCATGGCTGCCCAGAGACGGTGCCCGCGGTGCGCCCACGCGTACCACGTCGTGGGGTCGCTCGAGTccgcgccaccgctcgccgccgcccaccttCGGTACCTACCCGTAGCCATGGAGGATATGTCATCCATCGAGAATTCCTTCCTCTTATACTAACACACACTATATCTAAGTACCTAGCTAGTGCACTACTACGATCGCTGGATTAGCTAGCTATAGGCTTGGAGGCCAGCACAGGCTCTCCACGAGCATGCAGAGGATGAGATGATCATGAAGCTATGATGTTTTGGGCTTGGAGCGATGCTACTTGTTGGCTTATCTGCTCATGTTCTTGTGGTTTCTTGCAATGGTGAGGGTTATGGTTTTACTTTCTACTATTATGGTAGGTGTGTAATGCGTGTGGTATGTGTGTATATGTCAAGTGTGATTTTGTTTGTGCACATGAAAATCTCTAGACCCTAATGCCTGTACTTACAGGGGATCGGGTGCAGTGCTTGGGGTCTCGCTAGCGGGGCTGTTTTGTCTCGTACCCATGTAGCTTCAAGATGTTATAGACTTTTGGGTGTTGGATATCTCAAGTGACATGTAAATGCAACTGCATTCATGAGATTTTAATTCGtcgaaaaaaaaacatgaggcTTTAATTTGCGTGAGAGACAGTATTGTTAGTCACTAGTGGCGGGTAGAGGGGTGGCCACGTAAGAGAGATTTGTCCAATATATGCCAATATGTTAGGAATCAAAACCATGAGGAGTGTGTGTATATCATGTGGCACTTTCGCAGGGTAAGATTGCCTATAAGTATGGGCACTCACATACACGCACACAATCACTGCTATGACACGTAGACACCTTACCTATACGGAGACTTCCGGATGGTCGGCATATcttgagattgacgaagtcaccacgtTATTCTGATAAAAAATGTAAATAAGAGATCTTAACCATAATCAAATATAACATCGAATGAGGAATGGTGCTATATTAGAATGGGAGATAGGACGCACACGAGAGAGGCCGAAGTGCGGAACGGTGAATTTCACTCGGGGAGCATCGTGATATCGGTGTTTTGTGATTGACATCTATGCATACAAGAGGCATATGAAGGGGAACGGCTGGGCACCGGCATTATTTATAGCCATGGTATAGCGGCGAGATATCCATGCCGCTGTCAAACTGACGTGTGCATGCGCGCCGTAATCGACAAAATAGTTTGCGTGATGATAGTTTGTTTCCTCAAGCGCATTTTGCGGTGCCAATTGTCGTATAGTACCGTCGCAGTAAAACTATAGTAGTACCAACCGGCAAATTTTATGATATAATGTAACACTTTTTTACATCGATTGTGAATGGTAAAATGTTATGCCATGCACCCAATCATTTTATTTAAACATTTTTATTCATTTTAGTTTCATGCATATACAGCAGCATGTATTGCACCCACTGAAACAAAGCATTGCCATACGCACATGCAATCACGCATGACTATAGTTCGTGTCATATCCACGTCGGATTGTTGTTTCAGAATACCAGTACTGTACAGTGCAGGCACCTTGCCACCTTGGTTGTGTCCTAATAAAGATACTTTCCATCCCAGACAAACAAACTGCTCTCCGCTATTATTGCTAATTAAAATACACTGCTTTACACATCAACGGTGACACGATATGTATATGGCACCGCTTGCATTGCTTACCGGGACACTGCAAATCGTACAGCCAGCAGACCATGAAAAATCGCGCGCCAGGTAAGGGAAACGGCAGCGTCCATGGCCTCTCCTTCGGTGCACGTACGCAAGGACGAAAAATCCGTCGTCGGTCACCATCAGCTAGCTGCAGACGTCGTCGTCGCGTCGCGTGCAGCCATGGAGATGGCCTGGGCTGTGACGGCGCTAGCTGGGCTGGCGGTTTGCGGTTTCCGTTGGGCAAGGCGACAGATCCCACCAGCACTTGCGCGCCCggcgccatgcatgcatgcatgcgggcGTCATGCGTTCTCGGCTTCGGCCGGGGGACTGCAGCAACTGCAAGCACGCGATGGATGCATCGTCGTCGCGGTGCGAGGGCTACCTGCAGCGCTGTTGCTTACTATTAGCGCAGGTTTGATTTCGTGGCCCAGCTTTAAGTTGCGGTGCATGTCGGCGCGGCTGTTCTGCATGCGTGGTCACGCTGCCGCTGTGTCTGTCTTTGCAGTACGTAATACAAGCCGCATAGATCCGAATAAGCTTGGAGACATTTCGCTTTGATCCGCATTTCACTAAACGTTTCTTTAGGTGCACCATGGAGATTCTTCACTGTTCTAGCCTTTGAATGAGCAGCCTTTGGGACGACGAACGAGATGCCACTGCTGCACATGTGGCCCAAGCAAGGGTACGACGTGGGCCGCGATTCGGGTCGATCGTTGTTGGGCCGGGCCTATTCGGCCATGTATGCTCGTCGTGCGTGCGTGATGCTGGCAGTGGGGCCTTCGGAGGCTGGTGAGCCGATCGATCGATGTGGGGCGGGGTCGCAGGGATGGCGAATTCTTGCAGTAAACTCTCATCGCCATTAGCAGATCCGGAATCGTCTCCGATTAAATTTCTGGGTTCCCCCTCGCGGCGCTGCATTCGAAGCCGACGACTCCAAACGGCGATGCGCCGCCACGTGCACTGGCCCAGCTTCCGGTGGACCTGCGAGGGACGTCCACCTGCGCGGACAGCGCCTCGCCCGGCACCGACGACTTTTCCCACCGTCCCTACATCCTAGCGCGCCTCGGAGGCGCAGAGCTCTGACTCACAAATGCGCCCGTGTTCTCGTTATTATCCACACGAAAACGAAATCCGTATCCTTGGTTCTCAGCGAAATTTCCTTATCGATCCCATCGGCATCTTTATCCGCTGATGCCGGTGCGGGTGCGGAGCAAACTGAGATGCTGGAACCGCAGCGAGATTCCTCAGCGTGATACTACTAATCCTCTTTTAACTAATCCAACAAAATCGGCGACAAAAGGACGTCTTTTTCGGAATTCTGAAGACTGAGGGCCAGGCCCTGTCCGACCGTCTTCACAGTTTGGCAAGAACAGCACAACCAACGAACCAACCCGGAGCCCGGAGAAGGAACCGCCGGGCATAGCATattctctcctccccctccggtTCTCCCTCCAAACACAGCGCCCTGAAAGCGACCGCCAGGCCGCAGGCGaggcgagggagagggaggcgccCACTCTTCTTCCTTGCCGCGCACCAGCCGTACGTTTCCTGGATCTTCCAGTCTCTCCCATTTCGTTCGCCCaatccctccctctcctcgcgtTTAGAGCTCCCTGGAAGGTCAAATCCTTCGccctcaagcttcttctccccTCTAATCTTTTGTTTTTCCGTTTATGCGTTTGATTTTGGAACTGCTTCCTGCTACTGCTCTTTCTCCCTGCATTTTGGAGCTCCTAGCTTGTCAATGCTCCACCAATTTACCTGCTTTGTTCGTTTTCTCGTCGTGTGTATCCATGGACTGGAATTCAGTTTGGGTTTGGGTTTGGGTTTATGCTCCGTTTGATTGAGATTCAGTCTGGATGTGGCTGCAGGTTCATGGGGAGGAGGTGCACCGGCGTGGTGGCTCTCATCATACTCTTGCTCTCTGTTGCTTCTCACGGAAGAGGTAGTTCCATGTGATTCTCCCGTGGTCAGTTTACAGTTTTCATGCTTGCTGGGTTCCACTATTGAGTTAGCTTGAACAACGACAAGCAAGATATTCCCTGTACTCTTTTACCGTTTCCAGTGAATGGATTCAGCGTGTCAATGCATTCGCAAACATCTGAAATGGTGTAACTTTGTGTAGAGACAAGGGACACCTACCAGCTAACTGATGCAATCGCCCTGTTCTGCCTGTCCGGTAGTGGGGACATGCCAGCAACTGGGCCAATTTACTGCACTTACTGACTGCTATAGTGCTATGATTGGGGGATGCATATAGAAGCTTGTACAAACAtctggaaagaaaaaaaaagttttaattTTGTGGAGAAGAGAGGGAAAGTAGGTACATAGTGCCTGACAGTTGTTATTTCCTAGTACAACCTTATTGTTGATATAGTGGAATGTAGTTGCTGGAAAGGAAGCTATGATTGGTGGCCCTCCAAAACAAAGAAGATCGGGGACTATAGAAGTATATGGGTTCATGAACTACAACATTGTTGAACACCAGAATGAGCCTACAATTTTGTTTTGTCTTTTTATCACAGAGCTACCTGTCAAGAAGAGTGACCAGAGTTTTGTCTACAATCACACTCTTGCAAAGACTATTGTGGAATATGCTTCAGCGGTAACTTAAAactttccccttttttttatCACGACCTTTGTTTTGAACTGAATATCAACAGTTTCCTACCGTTTCCTGCTTTTATGTCAAACTAAACTTAAGCTGATGGCGATGTATTATCTCTAGGTGTATATGTCAGACTTAACTGCTCTTTATACATGGACATGCTCGAGATGCAATGACTTGACTCAAGTAAGAAATTGCTACATATTGAACCATTTCCCCCTTTCTAAAGCACAAAGTTGCTCTCTGAAATGGCCATTGGCCAGGATAAATTAGTTTCTAGTTTGATATGGTTTCCAACTTCTGATTTCTGAAATAGGGCTTTGAGATGAGATCTCTAATTGTTGACGTGGAGAACTGCTTGCAGGTTCCTTTCTCACCACAGTTTGAATTCAGTTATCATGAATTTCTGTGACATCGTATGGCTCGTTGCTATCATACCCAGCAATCTTTTCATGATATCCTTCCCTTTACCTACCATTCTTTGGCTGAATAATGTGACAGGCGTTTGTTGGTGTAGCTCATAATCTAAATTCAATTGTCGTTGCAATCAGAGGAACTCAAGAGAACAGGTGATCTAGCTGCATTTGCCTCTATTGTTCTCAGTTAGACTAATTCTGATTTACAGGCTACTGTTTTCAGTTAAATGTCATTTACTTTTAGATTTGATCAACCAGTGTACAGAATTGGATCGAGGACTTGATATGGAAGCAGCTTGATCTAAGCTATCCAAACATGCCGAATGCAAAGGTTAATGCCAACAAAatatctctcttttcttttctttttttggaaaaaacaaGAGGTTGAGTATTCATTTGATTGTACTACTCTGGTTAAAGGTGCACAGAGGATTTTTCTCCTCCTATAATAATACAATTTTGCGTCTAGCTATCACAAGTGCTGTTCACAAGGCAAGAAAATCATATGGGGATATCAATGTCATAGTGACAGGCCACTCAATGGGAGGAGCCATGGCTTCTTTTTGTGCACTCGATCTTGCTGTAAGGCTTTAGAATTTCATGATGTGCTCTCTTAAATACTTTTGGATTGTAATCCTGGAACCAAGTTTGAACAAAACATTTCTCCGCAGATGAAACTGGGAAGTGACAGTGTGCAACTCATGACGTTCGGGCAGCCTCGTGTTGGCAATGCTGCATTTGCCTCATGCTTTGCCAAATATGTACCCAACACCATTCGAGTGACACACGGACATGATATCGTGCCACATTTGCCACCTTatttctcctttcttccccaGTTGACATATcaccacttcccaagagaggtATACCTTGCACGTGAACTTTACACAACTCTTTTTGCACACTACTTTTATGCACATGTATTAGTATTACCGTCATGTTTATGAAATTTCAGGTATGGGTCCAGGATTCTAAAGGCAACACAACCGAGCAGATTTGTGACAACAGTGGTGAAGACCCAGACTGCTGCAGGTTTGAGGGCTCATACCTTCATGGCAGCTCAAATGTGGTTTCTCAGTAGCTTCTTTTGTAACATTCTGCCTCCTCATTTGTGGTGTTAGGTCGGTCTCCATGTTCAGCTTGAGCATTCAGGACCATTTCACCTACCTGGGAGTCGATATGCAAGCAGATGACTGGAGCACCTGTAGAATCATTGCAGCTCAAAGCGTTAAGCAATTCCGAAAGGAGCTTACCAGCAATATTATCACGACAAAGCACAATGCCGACATCTCCATTGTTGAACCTAGCGTACAGACAGATTGGAGCAGTTCTAGATAGCCACAGCATTCCGTAGAATATGCAAATTCAGAGCGAAAAGCAAAGCCCTGCTTTTCTCTGGAAGATGAAGACCAAAGTAGTTCAGCTGGAGGATTTCGTTCAGATTGGGATGCAAGCAATGCTCTTGATGTCTTGTAAATGTGTAGGCCGTAGATATGTACATAAGCAAGATAGATTCATAGCGTTATAGGCCATCGCTTCTGTTGCCtgttggatgatgatgatgatagaaTGCTCTGTAAATGCACGCTGTAAACTTGCAATAAAGTTAAGAGTAATCCCATTCGTACATGGTATGTGTATTTGCAAGAGAATGCCAGCAAAAGCTCAGTACATCGACCTTCCTAATGTGGCACTCCACAGCTGGTGCCGACTGTCAAACCTCCCTGCAAGACCTTGCCGCGGACCTCCTGTCCGTCCTCGCCGGCCCGCGCGCCGCGGATGCCGCCGGCGGAGGCATCGCGGCTCCACGCCTGCCTCCGATTTCTCTCCCGGTTGCTGTGGGAATTGGGGAAACATAGAGCCAGTTTTGGGGCTTGGACGGGATGGGGCGTTTCGCTCCCGGCTGGGGCGCAGGTGGCATGGACGGCGGCGGTAGCGGCCGCCGGCGAATGGACCGGAGCAGGGAACGATCCAAACCAGGAGCTTTATACAATATTTCAGATCCTAACTAGAGGGCTTTTTTACGATGGAAAAAATCTACGGAACCCCAACATACTGAATGTCCATTACATTACCCCCTCAACAATAAAATCAGATGTTTAACCCTTTTATCTTTGTAAAACCATTTAAATAACCCCTAATGTTTAACCCTAAAACCATTTAAATAACCACTAAGGTGGTACTGCAGGGGGGTTTTGCCACGCTGGCGCGCTGAGCTGACAAGACGCTGAGGTGGACCGGCTGGCATGTGGGCCCCACTTGTAAGTCAACAGGTAAGGGGCTTCTCCCTTCTTCCCCTGCTCTTGCTCGGTTGTTCCAGGGAAGACATTGCCGCCCTCAATGCAGCTAAGCTTGCCCGATGAGCTCCACGCGCCAGACGTCGTCTCCAACACGTCGGCCTCCGAGCCCCTGATCCTCGTCGTCTCATCCGGCAACGCGAACAACATGGGCCGCAGGGGGCAATGCGGACGTCGGTTAGTGCCGCAACGATGCAGAGGGGCCTCCGGCGGCCATGGACCCGCCCGCTGCTAGAGAGCTCGTGGGAGTCTGTGATCTTCTGCTTGGACGGGTGTATCTAATGATGATGCCGTTCTGGGGCCCACGGAGGATCTGCTCCGCCGTGATCTGGATCGGCGTAGGGCCTTGTTCTGACTTGCGTGGCGCGGGGAGGTCCGGCTCCCTTGTTGACGCCCGCGCCATGTTCGCCGAAATGCCCGAGTAGGACGCGGTCTCCTGGACCGTCATGGTCATCAGGCTCAACAACCCCAGCTGCTTCTGGGAAGCTCGTGCTCAACTCAATGCTTTGAATCGTCGGCTACGGGGAGTTCACATCGAGAAAATCCATGGCGTATCGCGGACGGGCACGCCACCGATGGCAGCTGAAACCTCGGTGCGGGCTTGGCAGGCGCAACCCTTGCCCTGCCACGGCAGTGAGTTCGACTGCAAGCTTGACTGGTGTAGCGCTCAACCTATTGCGGCCGCGAGTCCTGCTGCCGCGTGCCTCGCCACCGCCGAAGTGCATGGGCTCGAGTGAGCCAGAGCCTCTCACAGCACCACGAGCATCACTGTGTATCTGCATAGGACAGAATTAGCGGATAGAGTGGACGGCAGAGCAGCTGTACCATCTTCCTATAGGAGGACGCATCCTGGattgccgccgcgcgcgccacgCACAGGCCGGGTCTGGAGCTCAAGCGCCTCAAGGCCCACCACATCGCCTACGACTCCGtgctcgccgacgccggcgccgcaggtCCGTCCCGCTCGAGGAGAAGGGTGGGGGCATGGGGCCGAGGATCAACggggaagagagggagaaggtAAGAGgaaaagggagagagagaatgCTGTTgtggggagagagggagggagaaagagGGACGGTGCGGCTGATACGTGGGCCATTGCCACATCAGCAACCACGGTGGCAAAACCACCTCTAAAACCACTCTGGGGTTATTTGAATAGTTTTGAAAAGTTTAGGGGTATAATACCCGGTTTTGCAGTGTGGTCGACCCTCGATAGTTTAGGGGTGACGTAGACTTCTTCCTAATCGCGGGGTCTATTTACAAAATAGTAAGGTCTTTTTGCATATAttcggatcgcgactattaatcgcgatccaggGGGCATTTTGAAAAATATCCGCACCGGCGACATGGCACATCCGGGCGAggtcgcgctgccgccgccgatctCCGTTGGCCCGGCTAGCCGCCGCTACGCGTCCCCTGAGATCCTCTCCAAGTCCACGCGTCCTAGCCGCATGCTTGGAGACCCCTcgcacgctgccgccgccgctcacagGCTTCCTGAgacgccggcgcggcgagggcgcgcgGCGTTGGCGCTGACCATGACGGCCTCGTCCATCCTCGTCCTTTGCCCTTTCGGAGACCGGGCTCCTTCCCGTTTGTTTCGTTCTTGTTATTTACAGTCCAAACAGAAGAACCTCTGGTATTTTTCTACCTTCCTCCTTATGCCCTTCCAATCCAGCTCCAGTTATAACCAAAGAGAAGCAGCATCCAGGCACAACTAAGCAGCATTCAGTTGTTACATAGCAAGCAACAAAAATCAAACAGCCTTTTCTGTACAGAACTATGTATGACATGTCGTCTGCAAATCACTCATCACATCATCACCGACAAACGAAAAAATAGCTCTACTTACAAATACAACCCATTTACATGTACAGACACACAATCCGGGCTGCCACTCTGCAGTACAATGTCACACAAAGCGTGGTTtctacaaaaaataaaacaagaaaaTTCACTCCCATTGTTGAATGATGCATACTGCAGGGTCCATCACAGTGCGGAGCTTTGACAATAGGAATGTAGCTGAGCTGACCAAAATGCGTACTCTGAAGTCTGACTCTCAGCAACGGGATGGTTCTTCCTTGCATCAGCCCGAGTCTTCATGTAAAACCTGGAAGAACTTTAGAAGTGGTTCATGGAGGCAACTAAAAGCCAACCATGGAGTATGTGGCTATCCGGGTCTGCAAAAACAAGCCTGTGGCAACTCTCAACAATAGTCCTGTCGAAAAAGACTCTTGCCAAGCAATGGAGATTCATGGCAAAATTGATAGTAAACATGGAAAGAATGGTATAATCCATCCATCACATGTACCATCAAAGCTGCCTGCAAAATTTGCCTGGCTCTGCATTCTATTTCTCACGGCCACCAACCTTAACAGTGGACTTCTGAATGCTATCAGCTTCACTGTAAGCTTTCCCATTAGGAACGGCCAGAAGTTGTGGAACATCCAGGCCATCATTCCTTCCAGAGCTACTACTGCTGCCAGAACCTTCAGTATGATCCTGCTCGAATTCCCCTCCTCTGGTAGTGTCCTTCCTCAAGTCTGGGAAGTTCAACATAAGTGACTCAGCAGCATGCTGAGCATCAGGAACACTGGTTGTTCGTCGGTGTGTTTTTGCCCTTGGTGTGGATGGGCAGGTCCTAGAATCCTTTGTGGTAGGTGCATTTGGATCATAAGGATGTGAAGCTAGATAAGATAGTGCAGTGACAACATCTCCTATGAGAGGCCTGGATGCTGCTTGCTCCTGCAAACACATGGCCGCAACAGCTAAAGCCTGGTACAATCCCCTTTTTGGGTAATGGCCTTGCAGCAATGGATCAGCAAGTTGGCAGAACTTCCTTCGGTCTCTGAAAAGTGGACGTGCCTGCAAATTTAATGGAGATCAGTGACTTGGCAGTTGGCACGTACAAAGATATGACAGGTTATTTGCCTCCCTCAACCGAATGAATGGAATAACTTGGTGCAGTTGAACCTACCCATGCAACAAGATTTTGCTCCCCTGAAGGCTGGGTGTGATCGATTGCTTTGCGGCCTGTAATAAGTTCAAGGAATACAACACCGAAGCTGTAAACATCAGATTTTACTGTCAACTGTCCTGTCATGGCATATTCAGGAGCACAATATCCATATGTTCCCATAACTCGTGTTGATACGTGAGTTTTGTCACCAACTGGACCAAGTTTTGCAAGTCCAAAATCAGATAGCTTAGGGTAGTAGTCTTCACCCAGAAGAATATTTGATGATTTGAAATCTCTGTATATGACAGGTGGATTTGCCTTATCATGAAGATACTCCAGACCTCTCGCTGCACCGGCAGCAATTTTCATCCTTGTATTCCAGTCAAGAGGTTCCTTGTCTGGTGGACAATCTAGCAAGAAAGTGATGCCATGAGTTTTAAAAGAAGAAATATAGATGAGAATATCTAGAAATGTTATTGATTGTGTCAgcggtaaaaaaaaactaatggtGGAGAATAGCTAGGACCTTTCTCATTGGAATGTAGCGTGTTAGAAAAAATTTAGACTAAAGCCAAGCCAAGAAAATATTGTTATTTTGGACCCCTAGGGAAATCATCAACTCAGTATATATTTAACAACTGCCATAATGTAGCGCAATGCTTACCATACAAATGATCTTCTAGTGATCCTAACACCATATATTCGTAAACTAGGAGGCGCTGGTCACCATCTGCGCAATATCCAATTAATCTGACCAGATTAGGATGGTGCAAGAGACTTAGCATGAGAACCTCCACAAGAAATTCACGGTTTCCTTGAAAGCCGTTTCTATCAAGTTGCTTCACAGCAATAACCTGCCAGATGACATGGGCAAAATCGAGATGAAAATGAAGGTCTCAGTCACTCAACCAGTTAGAACAATCAGGCGAGctctcccttttcttcttaatgAGACTTATATCCA from Setaria italica strain Yugu1 chromosome II, Setaria_italica_v2.0, whole genome shotgun sequence encodes the following:
- the LOC101754153 gene encoding LOW QUALITY PROTEIN: lipase (The sequence of the model RefSeq protein was modified relative to this genomic sequence to represent the inferred CDS: inserted 1 base in 1 codon), with amino-acid sequence MGRRCTGVVALIILLLSVASHGRELPVKKSDQSFVYNHTLAKTIVEYASAVYMSDLTALYTWTCSRCNDLTQGFEMRSLIVDVENCLQAFVGVAHNLNSIVVAIRGTQENSVQNWIEDLIWKQLDLSYPNMPNAKVHRGFFSSYNNTILRLAITSAVHKARKSYGDINVIVTGHSMGGAMASFCALDLAMKLGSDSVQLMTFGQPRVGNAAFASCFAKYVPNTIRVTHGHDIVPHLPPYFSFLPQLTYHHFPREVWVQDSKGNTTEQICDNSGEDPDCCRSVSMFSLSIQDHFTYLGVDMQADDWSTCRIIAAQSVKQFRKELTSNIITTKHNADISIVEPSVQXRLEQF
- the LOC101754541 gene encoding probable serine/threonine-protein kinase PBL7, which produces MSCLPCSGSSGKEAKSLDALSPSPRPAAKSAPVRSKSRASGSRKEDSVPVRRGGNTAHGPTQIFTFRELAIATKNFRKDCLLGEGGFGRVYKGRMENGQVIAVKQLDRNGFQGNREFLVEVLMLSLLHHPNLVRLIGYCADGDQRLLVYEYMVLGSLEDHLYDCPPDKEPLDWNTRMKIAAGAARGLEYLHDKANPPVIYRDFKSSNILLGEDYYPKLSDFGLAKLGPVGDKTHVSTRVMGTYGYCAPEYAMTGQLTVKSDVYSFGVVFLELITGRKAIDHTQPSGEQNLVAWARPLFRDRRKFCQLADPLLQGHYPKRGLYQALAVAAMCLQEQAASRPLIGDVVTALSYLASHPYDPNAPTTKDSRTCPSTPRAKTHRRTTSVPDAQHAAESLMLNFPDLRKDTTRGGEFEQDHTEGSGSSSSSGRNDGLDVPQLLAVPNGKAYSEADSIQKSTVKVGGREK